CGATGCTGAGGTAGTGTTCGGGCGGATCGAGCGAAAGGACGGTGTCCGCTATCCGGTGCTGGTACCCAACGAGAAGGGCTACGAGCGTGCCCGCAAGGTGGGCGCTGAAGAAATCGCCGTGTTCACGGCCGCCTCCGAGGCCTTCAACCGGAAGAACATCAACTGCTCCATCGCCGAATCGCTGCAGCGCTTTGACCCGGTACTGGCCCGGGCCAGAGAAGACGGCGTGCGGGTGCGCGGCTATGTCTCGACCGTGCTCGGGTGCCCCTACCAGGGCAAGGTCCCGGTCTCCGACGTGGTGCGCGTGGCCGAGGCGCTGTTCGAAGCCGGCTGCGCCGAAATCTCGCTCGGCGATACCATCGGCGTAGGCACGCCGGCCAAGGCGCGAGCCATGCTCGAGACGGTGGCGCAATCCGTGCCGATGGGCCAGCTGGCCGTGCACTTCCACGACACCTACGGCCAGGCCCTGGCCAATATCCACACCTGCCTGGAGGCGGGCGTGCGCGTGGTCGACTCCTCCGTCGCCGGCCTGGGCGGCTGCCCGTATGCCCGCGGCGCGACCGGCAACGTCGCCACCGAAGACGTCGTCTACATGCTCCAGGGTCTGGGAATGGAAACCGGCATTGACCTCATGCAACTCGCCCGCGTAGGCGACTGGATCGCCGGCGAACTCGACCGGCCAAGGTCTCGCACGGGCCAGGCGATCCTGAAACGGAGTTGACCGAGCGGAGGCGTCCGAAATGTCGTCCGTCGGGGATGCGACCCCGACCTACGGTGCCACTCGTTCTCTGATTGCCCGCGTAGGTCGCGGCCGCGTCCGCGACGGGCGACGCAAGAACCGCTCCCCCCGCACGGCGATCACGTGTTTCTGAATCCAAACGAAGGAGAACTGACATGAACACCAACAACATCAAGGCCGTCATTACCGGTGGTGTATCGGGGCTGGGTCTTGCCGTCGCCGAGCACTTCGTTTCGCTTGGCGGCAAGGTCGCCCTGCTCGACGTCAACGATGACAAGGCCGGTGAGGCCGTATCCGGCCTCGGCGAAGGCAATGCGAAGTTCTTCAGGACCGACGTCACCAGCGAATCACAGGTCGAGCAGGTGCTGTCCGAGGCAGAGGACTGGCTGGGCGAAATCAACGTCGCGGTCAACTGCGCCGGCATTCTGGGCGCCGGTCGCGTTCTCGGTCGCGAGGCACCAATGCCGCTGGAGACGTTCTCGGGAGCCGTCAGGGTCAATCTGATCGGCAGTTTCAATGTAGCCAAGGCTGCAGCCAATCTGATGCAGCACAATGAACCCAACGACGACGGTGAACGCGGCGTGATTATCAACACCGCGTCCGTGGCCGCCTATGAGGGCCAGATCGGCCAGGCTGCCTACTCGGCCTCCAAGGGCGGCATTGTGGCCATGACCCTGCCGATCGCCCGCGAGCTGACTCGCTTTGGCATTCGCGTCATGACCATCGCGCCAGGTGTCTTTCACACGCCGATGGCCGACGTCATGCCGGAACACGTGCGCCAGGCGCTGGCCGATGCCATTCCTTTTCCCAAACGCCTGGGCAAGCCGGAGGAATTCGCGCGCCTGGCGGCACACATCGTCGAAAACGCCTACTTCAACGGCACCACCCTGCGGCTCGACGGCGCCGTGCGGCTGGAGCCCAAGTAACCCGGCGGTCGAGGCCCGAGCACGCCGGGGTCGCATCCCCGACGGACGACGGCGATCGAGGCC
This DNA window, taken from Pseudomonadota bacterium, encodes the following:
- a CDS encoding SDR family NAD(P)-dependent oxidoreductase, whose amino-acid sequence is MNTNNIKAVITGGVSGLGLAVAEHFVSLGGKVALLDVNDDKAGEAVSGLGEGNAKFFRTDVTSESQVEQVLSEAEDWLGEINVAVNCAGILGAGRVLGREAPMPLETFSGAVRVNLIGSFNVAKAAANLMQHNEPNDDGERGVIINTASVAAYEGQIGQAAYSASKGGIVAMTLPIARELTRFGIRVMTIAPGVFHTPMADVMPEHVRQALADAIPFPKRLGKPEEFARLAAHIVENAYFNGTTLRLDGAVRLEPK
- a CDS encoding hydroxymethylglutaryl-CoA lyase, with the protein product MSESVTIVEVGPRDGLQNEPYTIPTQVKIELIERLADTGLPVVEATSFVAAPVIPQLADAEVVFGRIERKDGVRYPVLVPNEKGYERARKVGAEEIAVFTAASEAFNRKNINCSIAESLQRFDPVLARAREDGVRVRGYVSTVLGCPYQGKVPVSDVVRVAEALFEAGCAEISLGDTIGVGTPAKARAMLETVAQSVPMGQLAVHFHDTYGQALANIHTCLEAGVRVVDSSVAGLGGCPYARGATGNVATEDVVYMLQGLGMETGIDLMQLARVGDWIAGELDRPRSRTGQAILKRS